A region from the Pungitius pungitius chromosome 16, fPunPun2.1, whole genome shotgun sequence genome encodes:
- the psmg1 gene encoding proteasome assembly chaperone 1, with amino-acid sequence MATFFGEVLSVYSRAVEEDDEELDENEEDEEIRKELEEKREVQLHWSPEVSESLKSGNQLQCSDFILAVGHNAARFLSVYVLTSENWDAVGHASMWNERSRGETGLTGGESACVFYRHKNNPSVLMCQVTCYVAEDQLFQWTEKVFGCLQRRQLSVTVLSDSSVAEYKTADYLCCSSAPFLRSLHTAAFHGQPVCRSLEQPNIITGLPAAVLNHCEVHRIATVVYQCYSDVTGPDSVTMETFKPALSKLGGSIQLDPSPSTDVLRKFVRTTNIQSNLYI; translated from the exons ATGGCGACTTTTTTTGGTGAAGTCTTGTCTGTGTATTCTCGCGCCGTGGAGGAAGACGACGAGGAGCTCGACGAAAacgaagaagatgaagagatcCGCAAAGAGCTGGAGGAAAAGag GGAGGTTCAGCTGCACTGGAGCCCTGAAGTCTCTGAGTCGCTGAAGTCTGGAAACCAGTTGCAGTGCTCCGACTTCATCCTCGCCGTGGGACACAACGCTGCCA GGTTTCTGTCCGTGTACGTTCTCACCTCTGAGAACTGGGACGCAGTGGGCCATGCATCCATGTGGAACGAGAGGAGCCGGGGCGAGACAGGGCTAACAGGCGGGGAGTCGGCATGTGTTTTCTACAGACACAAGAACAACCCATCT GTCTTGATGTGCCAGGTGACTTGCTACGTTGCAGAAGACCAGCTGTTTCAGTGGACGGAAAAG GTCTTTGGCTGCCTGCAGCGGAGACAGCTGAGTGTGACCGTGCTGTCGGACAGCTCCGTGGCGGAGTACAAGACAGCCGACTACCTGTGctgtagctccgccccctttcTGCGCTCCCTCCACACCGCCGCTTTCCACGGTCAGCCTGTCTGCCGGTCGCTGGAGCAACCCAACATAATCACTGGACTCCCAGCAGCAG tgCTGAACCACTGCGAGGTACACCGCATCGCCACTGTAGTGTACCAGTGTTACAGCGACGTCACCGGCCCTGACtccgttaccatggagaccTTCAAACCTGCACTATCCAAGCTCGGCGGGTCAATACAG tTGGACCCGTCTCCGAGCACAGACGTCCTCCGCAAGTTTGTCAGAACCACCAACATCCAGAGTAATCTTTATATCTGA